Genomic segment of Oceanimonas sp. GK1:
TTGATGATCTCCCGGGTCAGCCGCACGCAGGCGCGAAAGCCCTCGCGGTCTTCCTCGTGCTCCAGGTAATTGAAGCGAATGCGCGGCGCCATGCCGGGATCGGCGCTGGCCACCTTCACGAAGCCCCGGCTTTTCGGCTTGTTGTGGCCGATGTGCACCTGAAAACCATGGCCGTCGAAGGCCTCGCGGCCGTCGTAGCGCATGGCGGCGGGCAGAAAGTGGTATTGCAGATCCGGCCATTCCACCCCGGCTTTCGAGCGGATAAAACCGCAAGACTCGAAGTGGTTGGTGGCGCCCAGGCCGTCTTTTTTCAGCAGCCAGCGGCTGCCGATCAGGAACTTATTCCAGAGATCCAGCTTGCCGTTGAGGGAAATGGGCTGCTTGCAGCGGAACTGGAAATAGAACTCCAGGTGATCCTGCAGGTTTTCGCCCACCCCGGGCAGCTCGTGCTTCACCTCGATGCCGGCGGTCTCCAGGGTGTCTCTGGCGCCGATGCCGGACAGTTGCAGCAGGTGTGGCGAGCCGACGGAGCCGGCACTGAGAATGACCTCCTTGCTCACCCGCACCTCCTGCACCCGGCCGTTGCGTTCATAGCGCACGCCCACCGCCCGTTTGCCGTCGAGCAGCACTCTGTGTACCAGGGCGTGGGTGACCACGGTCAGGTTGGGGCGGCTCATGGCCGGGCGCAGGTAGGCGTTGGCGGTGGACCAGCGGCGGCCGTTTTTCACCGTCATGTGCATGGGGCCAAAGCCTTCCTGCTGGCGGCCGTTGTAGTCGGCGGTGGGGAAGTAACCGGCTTCCACCCCGGCGTCCACAAAGGCCTGGTACAGAGGGTTTTGCATTCGGTTGCCGTTGTTGACCCCGAGCGGCCCTTGGTCGCCGCGATAGTCGTCGCCGCCAAAGGCCCAGCTTTCGGCCTTCTTGAAGTAGGGCAGGCAGTGGGCGTAGTCCCAGCCCTCGGCGCCGTGCTGCTGCCATTCGTCAAAGTCGCGGGCATGGCCGCGCACGTAGACCATGCCGTTGATGGAGGAGGAGCCGCCCAGCACCTTGCCGCGCGGGCAGTGCATGCGGCGGTTGTCAAGGAAGGGCTCGGGCTCGGTCTCGAACTGCCAGGCGTACTTCTTGGTGTTCATGGGAATGGACAGGGCGGTGGGCATCTGAATGAAGATGCTCTTGTCGCTGCCGCCGGTTTCCAGCAGCAGCACGGTGTGCTGGCCGTCCTCGGTGAGGCGGTTGGCCAGCACGCAGCCGGCGGAGCCCGCGCCCACGATGATATAGTCGAATTGGTTTTGCATTGCGTTACCTCGCGGCCCTTAAAACGGGCTTTCCAGCTTGTTCATACCCACGTACACCGCCTTCAGCTGGGTGTAATGATTCAGGGTGGCCAGGCCGTTTTCCCGGCCGATGCCGGACAGCTTGTAGCCGCCCACCGGCATCTCGGCGGGGGAGGCGCCGTAGGCGTTGATCCAGCAGATGCCCGCCTGCAACTGGTGGATCACCCGGTGCGCCCGGCGAATGTCCTTGGTAAAGACGCCGGCGGCCAGGCCGGTGTCGGTGTCGTTGGCGCGCGCCACCACCTCGTCCTCGTGCTCGAAGGTCAGCACCGACATCACCGGGCCGAAGATCTCTTCCCGGCAGATGGTCATGTCGTCGCGACAATCGGTGAAAATGGTGGGCGCCACGAAGTAGCCGTTGGGGGCCGAGGCCGGACGCAGGGCTTCGCCGCCGTGGGCCAGGGTGGCGCCTTCTTCCACGCCTTTGCGGATATAGCCCAGCACCTTGTCGTAGTGGGCCTTGGAGATCAGGGCGCCGAAGTTGGTGGCCGGATCCAGCGGATCGCCGGCTTTGATGTTGTTGCGGGTGCGTTCCAGCAGCCGCGCCATAAAGGCCGGGTAGAGCTCTTTATGCACGAACACGCGGGTGCCGTTGGTGCAGATTTCGCCCTGGGTGTAGAAGTTACCGAGCATGGCGGCGGAGACGGCATCGTCCAGGTCGGCGTCGTCGAAGATAATGAGCGGCGACTTGCCGCCCAGCTCCATGGTGACGTCCTTGAGGCTGCCGGCGGCGGCGGTCATCACCTTCTTGCCGGTGCCCACCTCGCCGGTGAAGGACACCTTGGCGATGTCCGGGTGGCCGGTCAGCCAGGCGCCCACGGCGCCGTCGCCCTGCACCACGTTGAACACCCCGGTGGGTACCCCGGCCTCAATAAAGACTTCGGCCAGCTTGAGCGCACCCAGGGGGGTCTCTTCCGAGGGTTTGAAGATCATGGCGTTGCCGCAGGCCAGGGCCGGGGCGGATTTCCAGCAGGCGATCTGCAGCGGATAGTTCCAGGCACCGATGCCGGCGCAAATGCCGAGCGGCTCCCGGCGGGTATAGTAGAAATCGCCCCCGAGGCTCTGCTGGTTGCCTTCAATGGAAGGGGCCAGCCCGGCGAAAAACTCGATGCTGTCGGCACCGGTGACCACGTCCACCACCGAGGCCTCCTGCCAGGGCTTGCCTGTGTCCAGCACCTCGATGCGGGCCAGCTCGTCGTTGCGCTCGCGCAGCAGGGCCACGGCCCGTTGCAGAATGCGGGCCCGCTCCATGCCGGTCATGGCCGACCACTGCGCAAAGCCGCGCCGGGCCGAGTCGATGGCGAGCGCCTTGATGTGCTCGTCGGCCACTTCCACTTCATAGATGACCTCGCCGGTGGCGGGGTTGACCACCTCAAAGGTGTCGCCGGACTGGTTGGCCACATAGCGGCCGTCGACAAAGTTCAGGTGTCGGGTTAATGACATTGGGACACTCCATGCTGCTGTAGCAGATCGGTGATGAATTTCTTGCACAGTTGCTCGCCGTCGCGGAATTCCTGATCCGGATCCGGGCTGAGCGCACTGCGCAGCCAGAAGCCGTCAATCAAGGCGGCGGTCTGATGGGCGGCAATTTTTGCCTGCTCCGGCCCCAGCAGGGGGCGGAAGGAATAGCGCAGGTTGCTGATCAGCCGCTGGCTGTTCACCTGCTGCAGCCGGGCCAGGCGCGGGTCGTGCATGGCCTGGGCCCAGAAGCTCAGCCACGACTTGGTGGCCGGGCGCGAGCGCTGGAACTCGGTAAAGTTGGCTTCCACAATGCGCATCAGTCGCTGCTCTGGGCTGATGTCGGCGCTGGCGCGGCTGAGCAGTGCCTGCTTCAGCTCGTCCAGCAATTGGCGAACGGTCGCTTCAATCAGCTCCTGTTTGCCGCCGAAGTAATGGCTGATGATGCCCGACGACATGCCGGCCAGCCGGCTGATGCTGTTGATGGTGGTGTTCTGCAGGCCGTATTCGGCCACCGAGGCCAGGGTGGCGTCGATCAGCTGTCTCCTGCGGGTATCCTTGATTCCGGTAATAGGCATAATTTTTTATTAATTGAACGTTCAATAAAAATAAGCTTAAGGACAGATTTTCAAATGATCAAGTGAAATCTGCTGGCGAAGTCAGCAGGGTGGGGAAATAGGCTTTCTTAATGCAACCATTAATTAATACAATTTTAACATGATGCCATTCTGCCCTAGTCTGGCACCGGGAGCGCGGCCCTGTCTGCGGTGCAGTGGGGGGCCATGTCTTGTTTTGGCAAGTGGATGTCTTAATCAGCAATGTTGCAAATGGATTTCGGCAGTCTACTGGGAGCCTGCCGGAGAAGGCGACACGACTTCCCGGCTCGGTACGTTTCGGCCCGGCGCCGAAGCGTCAAACCCGTCAAGCAAGAAGGATGCTGAACATGTGTGCGATACACGGTAACAGGGGTGTGGTTTATACCGGTCCCGGCAAGGTCGAGGTCCAGTCCATCGCCTTTCCCGAGCTGTCTCTGGGCAACAGGGCCTGCCACCACGGGGTGATCCTCAAGGTGGTGTCCACCAATATCTGCGGCAGCGACCAGCACATGGTACGCGGCCGCACCACGGCGCCTTCCGGCCTGGTGCTGGGCCACGAGATCACCGGCCAGATCATTGAATGCGGTCGGGATGTGGAGTTTCTCAAGGTGGGCGACATTGTGTCGGTGCCGTTCAATATTGCCTGCGGCCGCTGCCGCAACTGCAAGGAAGGCAAAACCGGCATCTGCCTGAACGTGAACCCGGCCCGTCCCGGCGCTGCCTACGGCTACGTCGACATGGGCGGCTGGGTCGGTGGCCAGTCCGAATACGTGATGGTGCCCTACGCCGACTTCAACCTGCTGAAGTTCCCGGATCCCAACCAGGCGCTGGAAAAGATTCGCGATCTGACCCTGCTGTCGGACATCTTCCCCACCGGTTTCCACGGCTGCGTGACTGCCGGCGTGGGCCCGGGCTCCACCGTCTACATTGCCGGGGCCGGCCCGGTCGGTCTGGCCGCCGCCGCCTCAGCCCAGCTGCTGGGTGCCGCCTGCGTGATCGTGGGCGACATGAATCCGGAGCGCCTGGCCCAGGCCCGCAGCTTTGGCTGCGAAACCATCGATCTGCGTGAAGAGGGCTCGATGGAAGACAAGCTGGAGGTCATTCTGGGCGAGCGGGAAGTGGACGCCTTTGTGGACTGCGTTGGCTTCGAGGCCCATGCCTGTGGCTGCAACCACGGCAAGGAGGCCCCGGCCACCGTGCTCAACTCGGCCATGCAAATCACCCGCGCCGGCGGCCAGATTGGCATTCCCGGCCTGTACGTGACCGAAGATCCGGGCGCGGTGGACGCAGCGGCCAGAGAGGGCGCGCTTAGCATGCGCTTTGGTCTGGGCTGGGCCAAGTCCCACTCCCTGCACACCGGTCAGTGTCCGGTGATGAAGTATCACCGCCCCCTGATGCAGGCTATTCTGTTCGACAAGGTGCAAATCGCCAAGGCGGTAAACGTGCAGGTGATTTCCCTGGATCAAGCGGTACAGGGCTATGCCGACTTCGACGGCGGCGTGGCCAAGAAGTTTGTCATTGACCCCCATGGCATGGTGGCCTGAGCCCCGCCCGGGAGTGAATGATGTGGCCCGGTTCGCCAGTGGTGAGCCGGGCGTAAGCAATTGAGCAAGCAGACCGGTGCCCTTAGCGGCACCGGCTTCATAACAACAAGGTGGATACGATGGAAGATAATCACACAGTCATGGACACCACCCTGGAGCAGTTGGTCGGCTCCCTCAAAGATACCCCCGGCGCCCTGTTGCCTATCTTGCACCGTATTCAGGACCAGTTCGGTTATGTGCCGGACCGGGCTTTGCCGATCATCGCCAAGGCCCTGCGTTGCACCACCGCCGATGTACACGGCGTGATCAGTTTTTATCACCACTTTCGCCGCAGCCAGCCCGGTCGCCACCTGCTGGAGGTGTGCCGGGCCGAGGCCTGCCAGGCCCGGGGCGCCCGGGAGTTTGAACGTCACGTGAAGGAAAGGCTCAAGATTGGCTTTGACCAGACCACGGCGGACGGCGAGTTCACCCTGAAGGCGGTGTATTGCCTGGGTAACTGCGCCACCGGGCCCTCCCTACGCCAGGGTGACCGGGTGCTGAGCCGCATGAACCCCGAGCGTTTCGACAAGCTGGTGGAGGATCTCACCACCTACAAACTGGAGCTGAAATAATGACCCTGCGTGTCTTTGTTCCTTACGAGACCACAGCGTTGTCCCTCGGCGCCGACGACGTGGCCACCCTGATCTGCCGCGAAGCCGAGGCCCGCGGCATTGAGCTTGAGCTGGTACGCAACGGCTCACGGGGCCTGTTCTGGCTGGAGCCGCTGGTGGAAGTGGAGACCGATGCCGGCCGTTATGCCTTTGGCCCGGTGGAAGCCGGTGACGTGGCCTCGCTGTTTGAGGCGGGCTTTGCGCGCGGCGCCGTCGATCACCCCCTGGCACTGGGGCCGACCGAGGAGATCCCCTGGCTCAAACGCCAGCAGCGGGTCACCTTTGCCCGCATCGGCGTGACTGATCCGGTATCCATTGAGGATTACCGCGCCCACGGCGGCTTTGCCGGCCTTGAAAAAGCGGTGACCTGCACGCCCCAGCAACTGGTGGACATGGTCAAGGCCTCGGGCCTGCGGGGCCGGGGCGGTGCCGCCTTTCCTACCGGCATCAAGTGGCAGACGGTGCTGGACGCCAAGGGCGCGAAGAAATACATCGTCTGCAACGCCGACGAGGGCGACTCCGGCACCTTTGCCGATCGCCTGGTGATGGAAAGCGATCCCTACATGCTGATTGAAGGCATGGTGATTGCGGGGCTCGCCGTGGGCGCCACCCAGGGCTACATCTACCTGCGGGAGGAATACCCGCTGGCAGACGAGCTGCTGACGCTGGCCATTGAACGGGCCCGGGCCGCCGGCTTTCTGGGTGACGACATATTGGGCAGCGGCCAGCGCTTTGAGCTGGAGGTGCGCCTGGGCGCCGGCGCCTATATCTGCGGCGAGGAGACCTCGCTCTTGGAAAGCCTGGAAGGCAAGCGCGGCCTGGTGCGCGCCAAGCCGCCGCTGCCCGCCATTGAAGGCCTGTTCGGGATGCCGACCGTGGTCAACAACGTGCTCAGCTTGGCCGCCGTGCCGTCCATTCTGAGCGAGGGGCCCGAGCATTACGCCAGCTTCGGTATCGACCGCTCCAAGGGTACGCTGCCGTTCCAGCTGGCCGGCAACCTCACCCGGGGCGGCCTGGTGGAGCTGGCCTTTGGCCATTCCCTGCGTGAACTGATTGAAGACTTCGGCGGCGGCACCGCCACCGGCCGACCGGTGCGGGCGGTGCAGGTGGGCGGCCCGCTTGGCGCCTATCTGTCGCCGGCGCAGTTCGACACCCTGCTGGATTACGAGGCGTTTTCCGCCATCGGCGCCGTGCTGGGCCACGGCGGGGTGGTGGTGTTTGACGACAGCGTCGACATGGCCGAGCAGGCCCGTTTTTCCATGGAATTCTGCGTGGAGGAGTCCTGCGGCAAGTGCACCCCCTGCCGCATCGGCGCCGTGCGCGGGGTGGAGGTCATTGACCGCATCATGCAGGGCGAGAGCCGGGACGCCAACCTGGCGCTGCTGGATGACCTCTGCGACACCATGATGCAGGGCTCGCTGTGTGCCATGGGCGGCATGACCCCCTTCCCGGTGAAGAGCGCCATGACCCTGTTCCCCGAAGACTTTCAGCGCCAGAGAGGCGACCAGTCATGATTGAATATTGTTTCCCGGAAAAAGATCTGGGCACCCCGGCCAGGGAGTCGGAGGTGCACGTTACCCTCGTGATCGACGGGGTGGAAGTCACCGTGCCGGAAGGCACCTCGGTGATGCGCGCTGCCGCCCTGGTGGACATCAACATTCCCAAGCTGTGCGCCAGCGACAACCTGGAGGCCTTTGGCTCCTGCCGGCTGTGCACCGTGGAGATCGAAGGCCGGCGCGGCTATCACGCCTCCTGCACCACGCCGGTGGGCGAGGGCATGGTGGTGCGCAGCCAGACTCAAGGGCTGGCCAAACTGCGCCGCAACATCATGGAGCTGTATATCTCCGACCACCCCCTGGACTGCCTGACCTGCCCGGCCAACGGCGACTGCGAGCTGCAGGACATGGCCGGCGACGTGGGCCTGCGCGAGGTGCGCTACGGCTTTGCCGGCGAAAACCACCTGAGCTTGGGCAAGGACGAGTCCAACCCCTATTTCACCTTTGACGCCAGCAAGTGCATCGTCTGCTCCCGCTGCGTGCGCGCCTGCGGCGAAGTGCAGGGCACCTTTGCCCTGACCCTGGAAGGCCGGGGCTTTGACTCCAAGGTGTCCACCGGGCGGGACAACGACTTTTTAAGCTCCGACTGCGTGTCTTGCGGCGCCTGCGTACAGGCCTGCCCGACCGCCACCCTCACCGAAAAATCGGTGATCGAGCAGGGCCAGCCGGAGCACAGCGTGGTGACCACCTGCGCCTATTGCGGCGTGGGCTGCTCGTTCAAGGCGGAGATGAAGGGCGACCAGCTGGTGCGCATGACCCCCTACAAGGGCGGCCAGGCCAACCACGGCCACGCCTGCGTGAAGGGGCGCTTCGCCTTTGGGTACGCCACCCACAAGGACAGGCTGACTCAACCCATGATCCGGGACGCCATCGATCAGCCCTGGCGCGAGGTGAGCTGGGACGAGGCCATCGGCTTTGCCGCCCGCCGTCTGCGCGAGGTGCAGCAGCAACACGGCAAGCACAGCGTGGGCGGCATTACCTCGTCCCGCTGTACCAACGAGGAAACCTACCTGGTGCAGAAGCTGGTGCGGGCCGCGCTCGGCACCAACAACACCGACACCTGCGCCCGGGTCTGCCA
This window contains:
- the betA gene encoding choline dehydrogenase, producing MQNQFDYIIVGAGSAGCVLANRLTEDGQHTVLLLETGGSDKSIFIQMPTALSIPMNTKKYAWQFETEPEPFLDNRRMHCPRGKVLGGSSSINGMVYVRGHARDFDEWQQHGAEGWDYAHCLPYFKKAESWAFGGDDYRGDQGPLGVNNGNRMQNPLYQAFVDAGVEAGYFPTADYNGRQQEGFGPMHMTVKNGRRWSTANAYLRPAMSRPNLTVVTHALVHRVLLDGKRAVGVRYERNGRVQEVRVSKEVILSAGSVGSPHLLQLSGIGARDTLETAGIEVKHELPGVGENLQDHLEFYFQFRCKQPISLNGKLDLWNKFLIGSRWLLKKDGLGATNHFESCGFIRSKAGVEWPDLQYHFLPAAMRYDGREAFDGHGFQVHIGHNKPKSRGFVKVASADPGMAPRIRFNYLEHEEDREGFRACVRLTREIINQPAMDPYREAEIQPGEHIHTDEQIDAFVRQAVESAYHPSCTCKMGTDELAVVDPETKVRGIAGLRVVDSSIFPTIPNGNLNAPTIMVAERAADLIRGKAPLAPSEADIGLDPEWQQRQRAGQPARKVS
- the betB gene encoding betaine-aldehyde dehydrogenase translates to MSLTRHLNFVDGRYVANQSGDTFEVVNPATGEVIYEVEVADEHIKALAIDSARRGFAQWSAMTGMERARILQRAVALLRERNDELARIEVLDTGKPWQEASVVDVVTGADSIEFFAGLAPSIEGNQQSLGGDFYYTRREPLGICAGIGAWNYPLQIACWKSAPALACGNAMIFKPSEETPLGALKLAEVFIEAGVPTGVFNVVQGDGAVGAWLTGHPDIAKVSFTGEVGTGKKVMTAAAGSLKDVTMELGGKSPLIIFDDADLDDAVSAAMLGNFYTQGEICTNGTRVFVHKELYPAFMARLLERTRNNIKAGDPLDPATNFGALISKAHYDKVLGYIRKGVEEGATLAHGGEALRPASAPNGYFVAPTIFTDCRDDMTICREEIFGPVMSVLTFEHEDEVVARANDTDTGLAAGVFTKDIRRAHRVIHQLQAGICWINAYGASPAEMPVGGYKLSGIGRENGLATLNHYTQLKAVYVGMNKLESPF
- the betI gene encoding transcriptional regulator BetI is translated as MPITGIKDTRRRQLIDATLASVAEYGLQNTTINSISRLAGMSSGIISHYFGGKQELIEATVRQLLDELKQALLSRASADISPEQRLMRIVEANFTEFQRSRPATKSWLSFWAQAMHDPRLARLQQVNSQRLISNLRYSFRPLLGPEQAKIAAHQTAALIDGFWLRSALSPDPDQEFRDGEQLCKKFITDLLQQHGVSQCH
- the fdhA gene encoding formaldehyde dehydrogenase, glutathione-independent; this translates as MHGNRGVVYTGPGKVEVQSIAFPELSLGNRACHHGVILKVVSTNICGSDQHMVRGRTTAPSGLVLGHEITGQIIECGRDVEFLKVGDIVSVPFNIACGRCRNCKEGKTGICLNVNPARPGAAYGYVDMGGWVGGQSEYVMVPYADFNLLKFPDPNQALEKIRDLTLLSDIFPTGFHGCVTAGVGPGSTVYIAGAGPVGLAAAASAQLLGAACVIVGDMNPERLAQARSFGCETIDLREEGSMEDKLEVILGEREVDAFVDCVGFEAHACGCNHGKEAPATVLNSAMQITRAGGQIGIPGLYVTEDPGAVDAAAREGALSMRFGLGWAKSHSLHTGQCPVMKYHRPLMQAILFDKVQIAKAVNVQVISLDQAVQGYADFDGGVAKKFVIDPHGMVA
- a CDS encoding formate dehydrogenase subunit gamma, which encodes MEDNHTVMDTTLEQLVGSLKDTPGALLPILHRIQDQFGYVPDRALPIIAKALRCTTADVHGVISFYHHFRRSQPGRHLLEVCRAEACQARGAREFERHVKERLKIGFDQTTADGEFTLKAVYCLGNCATGPSLRQGDRVLSRMNPERFDKLVEDLTTYKLELK
- a CDS encoding NADH-quinone oxidoreductase subunit NuoF, translating into MTLRVFVPYETTALSLGADDVATLICREAEARGIELELVRNGSRGLFWLEPLVEVETDAGRYAFGPVEAGDVASLFEAGFARGAVDHPLALGPTEEIPWLKRQQRVTFARIGVTDPVSIEDYRAHGGFAGLEKAVTCTPQQLVDMVKASGLRGRGGAAFPTGIKWQTVLDAKGAKKYIVCNADEGDSGTFADRLVMESDPYMLIEGMVIAGLAVGATQGYIYLREEYPLADELLTLAIERARAAGFLGDDILGSGQRFELEVRLGAGAYICGEETSLLESLEGKRGLVRAKPPLPAIEGLFGMPTVVNNVLSLAAVPSILSEGPEHYASFGIDRSKGTLPFQLAGNLTRGGLVELAFGHSLRELIEDFGGGTATGRPVRAVQVGGPLGAYLSPAQFDTLLDYEAFSAIGAVLGHGGVVVFDDSVDMAEQARFSMEFCVEESCGKCTPCRIGAVRGVEVIDRIMQGESRDANLALLDDLCDTMMQGSLCAMGGMTPFPVKSAMTLFPEDFQRQRGDQS